The Helianthus annuus cultivar XRQ/B chromosome 16, HanXRQr2.0-SUNRISE, whole genome shotgun sequence genome includes a window with the following:
- the LOC110916103 gene encoding ATP-dependent helicase BRM isoform X1: MQSGGGAQQGGGGGHGRSNVVAGPPSAAASPSSSSSAVSRPNLGFDPMKHQQQQHMQALQQQLLRNPEGREAILAYQAGIRQGGLGGGVASGSSAMQQMQRVSQQHGQEEGQSGRLGFDQHMMNPMQQAYMQYALHAQQAQQKSSSGMQAQQQMKMGVMGKDQELNMGNARLQDAFAFQAQVLSSKKPSDQFGHGGKQVMEENNQAVSDQSQSESQGQSRIQNQKHFGVPTSFGQVIPGSNLGPMQAAQAQQGMHNMGNSQVAMAAQMQAMQALALERNIDLSLPQNANLMAQLMPIMQSRMLGQQKANESNMGPQSKQQVTSPQVANESSPHSDVSGHSGSTNARQAMSPGHIGSTQNAPLVNNSSGGQGQQFSIHGRENQLAPRQPTVNGSGMSSMPPPQSPANMSQGGSDHFSKNTVTGSESLPIQHARQQMNRSSSNNVGLDIPKPPTNFTKQQLHVLKAQILAFRRIKKGEKILPRELLQAITPPPLEVQLQQINAPAGRNLMDSKNKDLQAVTSSAGMNNPKSETHEEKAIAGTTANAQGTTVINETPSVSLPAKEEQRNPAIPTKQEHEVEHGNQRTSHVGEGPTDKGKAVAVASTNAVVSQSVNPSQTKDPGPSRKYHGPLFDFPFFTRKHDSFGSSMMLNNNNNLTLAYDVKDLLVDEGVEVINKKKNESLKKINGLLAVNLERKKIRPDLVLRLQIEEKKLLLQDLQTRVREEVDQQQQDIMAMPDRPYRKFVRLCERQRMELKRQVQAAQRAIRAKQLKIIFQWRKKLLESHWALRDARTSRNKGVAKYHEKMLREYFKNNDGDDRSKRMEALKNNDVERYREILMEQQNSVPSEAAERYEVLSSFLSQTEDYLNKLGGKITSAKNQQDAEEAANVASAAARAQGLSEEEVRAAASCAREEVIIRNRFSEMNAPQDSSSVSKYYTLAHAVSERVIRQPSMLRKGTLRDYQLVGLQWMLSLYNNKLNGILADEMGLGKTVQVMALIAYLMEFKSNYGPHLIIVPNAVLVNWKSELHNWLPNVSCIYYVGNKDQRSKLFTQEVSKLKFNVLVTTYEFVMFDKTKLSRVDWKYIVIDEAQRMKDRESVLARDLDRYRCQRRLLLTGTPLQNDLKELWSLLNLLLPDVFDNRKVFHDWFSQPFQKEGAHNAEDDWLETEKKVIIIHRLHQILEPFMLRRRVEDVEGSLPPKISIILKCKMSAIQGVIYDWIKATGTIRVDPEDEKRKVQKSSMYQAKTFKPLNNKIIELRKTCNHPLLNYPFFNDLSKDFLVNSCGKLWVLDRILIKLQRTGHRVLLFSTMTKLLDILEEYLQWRRLVYRRIDGTTSLEDRESAIVDFNSPDTDCFIFLLSIRAAGRGLNLQTADTVIIYDPDPNPQNEEQAVARAHRIGQTREVKVIYMEAVVDKVSSHQKEDNFRNGGGVDSDDDLAGKDRYIGSIESLIRNNIQQYKIDMADEVINAGRFDQRTTHEERRSTLESLLRDEERYQETVHDVPSLQEVNRMIARSEEEVELFDQMDEEDDWTDEMVRYDQVPKWLRAGTREVNATVARMSKKPLKDSLYTDNIGVELSEMGSDVTHQRRARLKGKKYLNYAELDDIEEFSEASSEENVNAEEEIGDSDDNDDETTATPIVDKRQLEEEDVPASVNRYEYNNGGPSGSTRQNHMLQEPGSSGSSSDSRQLTPIPIPSNSSKRFGSLSALDSRPGPRSRRLNDDVEEGEIAMSGDSQMDLQQSGSLNHDHDENEKLLQPKLKRKRSIRVRPRPAVVKPDNKSVDRSSLLRGQSSHLPFQPDRTSHADRKGQADRKGQADRKLVQENNAYKHEQRQSSPSLKAKRTPPARKIAGQPTRTNPVSGPSENTKEQFKERSDVKVKKGSGSFGGTMMTEAMQRRCKNVITKIQRRIDKEGQQIIPLLTDLWKRTESPRSGAGNGLLDLRKIELRVDQVEYNEVTDLIADVQLMLKGGMQYFGFSHEVRSEARKVHDLFFDIMKIAFPDTDFREARSALTFSGPMASSSPRGVPPIGQTKRPKPMNDPEPEPSLPRRPLSRGSIPARETRFGNTSTGGAGPSHAQEEPRPISHPGELVICKKKRKDRAGPVSSMGRGIRSPGQTRPSQSQTGGQQGNGSGSSFGWANPVKKMRTDAGKRRPSQP, translated from the exons ATGCAATCTGGTGGTGGGGCCCAGCAGGGAGGTGGTGGTGGCCATGGCCGCAGCAACGTGGTGGCCGGACCACCGTCAGCCGCCGCATCGCCGTCGTCTTCGTCGTCGGCGGTGTCTCGGCCTAATTTAGGGTTTGATCCGATGAAACACCAACAGCAACAGCATATGcag GCATTGCAGCAACAGTTACTAAGAAACCCTGAAGGGAGAGAAGCTATATTAGCATATCAAGCTGGAATCAGGCAGGGAGGATTAGGAGGTGGTGTTGCTTCGGGTTCGAGCGCGATGCAACAAATGCAACGGGTGTCTCAGCAGCATGGCCAAGAGGAAGGGCAAAGTGGAAGACTTGGTTTTGATCAACACATGATGAATCCGATGCAACAGGCGTATATGCAGTATGCGCTTCATGCTCAACAAGCGCAACAGAAGTCTTCGTCGGGTATGCAAGCGCAGCAGCAGATGAAAATGGGAGTGATGGGGAAAGATCAAGAGTTGAATATGGGAAATGCAAGATTGCAGGATGCCTTTGCATTTCAGGCACAGGTTTTGTCTTCCAAGAAACCTTCAGATCAATTTGGGCATGGAGGGAAGCAGGTTATGGAGGAAAACAATCAGGCGGTTTCTGATCAAAGTCAAAGTGAGAGTCAAGGTCAAAGTAGAATTCAAAATCAGAAGCATTTTGGTGTTCCGACATCGTTTGGGCAGGTGATACCAGGGAGTAATTTGGGACCGATGCAAGCTGCACAAGCTCAACAGGGTATGCATAATATGGGAAACAGCCAGGTGGCAATGGCTGCACAAATGCAGGCGATGCAGGCTTTGGCTCTTGAGCGTAACATTGATCTTTCGCTTCCGCAAAATGCTAATCTGATGGCACAACTAATGCCGATCATGCAGTCTAGGATGCTTGGGCAACAAAAAGCCAACGAAAGCAACATGGGCCCACAGTCAAAGCAGCAGGTCACTTCACCACAAGTCGCAAATGAAAGTTCTCCCCATAGTGATGTATCGGGTCATTCAGGCTCTACAAATGCAAGGCAGGCAATGTCACCTGGCCATATCGGGTCAACCCAAAATGCCCCCTTGGTCAACAATTCTAGTGGTGGTCAAGGTCAACAGTTTTCTATTCATGGGAGGGAGAACCAGTTGGCACCTAGGCAACCCACTGTTAACGGTAGTGGTATGTCTTCTATGCCGCCCCCACAGTCACCTGCTAACATGAGCCAGGGTGGTTCAGATCATTTTAGCAAAAACACAGTAACTGGTTCTGAATCGTTGCCGATACAGCATGCTAGACAGCAAATGAACAGGTCTTCATCTAATAATGTTGGATTGGATATACCAAAACCACCCACGAACTTTACGAAACAGCAACTTCATGTTCTTAAAGCCCAAATTCTTGCTTTTAGGCGTATAAAG AAAGGAGAGAAAATTCTGCCTCGGGAATTACTTCAAGCTATCACACCGCCTCCACTTGAAGTGCAGTTGCAGCAGATTAATGCCCCTGCTGGTAGAAATCTTATGGATTCGAAAAACAAAGATCTTCAGGCTGTGACATCGTCTGCTGGGATGAATAATCCGAAAAGCGAAACACATGAGGAGAAAGCAATTGCAGGTACAACAGCTAATGCACAAGGTACAACTGTAATTAACGAAACTCCATCGGTTTCTCTTCCTGCGAAAGAAGAACAGAGAAATCCTGCAATTCCTACCAAACAGGAACATGAGGTAGAACATGGGAATCAGAGAACTTCTCATGTAGGTGAGGGTCCCACAGACAAAGGTAAGGCGGTTGCGGTTGCATCTACCAATGCTGTTGTCTCGCAATCGGTAAATCCGTCTCAAACGAAAGATCCCGGTCCTTCTAGAAAGTACCATGGCCCGCTGTTTGACTTTCCTTTCTTCACTCGGAAACATGATTCTTTTGGATCGAGTATGATGctcaacaacaataacaatctaACTCTAGCATATGATGTGAAGGATCTCCTTGTTGACGAAGGCGTAGAAGTGATTAACAAAAAGAAAAACGAAAGTTTAAAAAAGATCAATGGCTTACTAGCTGTAAATCTGGAGAGAAAAAAGATAAGGCCGGATCTTGTTTTAAGGTTACAGATTGAAGAAAAGAAACTTCTACTACAAGATTTACAGACACGCGTGAGAGAAGAAGTTGATCAGCAACAGCAGGATATAATGGCTATGCCAGATAGACCATATAGGAAATTTGTTCGGTTATGTGAACGCCAACGAATGGAGCTCAAGAGACAAGTACAAGCTGCTCAAAGAGCCATTAGAGCGAAACAGCTGAAAATTATTTTCCAGTGGCGTAAGAAGCTTCTAGAATCTCACTGGGCTCTCCGCGATGCACGGACTTCACGTAACAAGGGTGTTGCTAAGTATCATGAGAAGATGTTGAGGGAATATTTCAAGAATAACGATGGGGACGATCGTAGTAAAAGAATGGAAGCGTTGAAAAATAATGATGTTGAGAGGTATAGAGAGATTCTCATGGAGCAACAAAATAGCGTCCCCAGTGAGGCTGCTGAGAGATACGAGGTTTTATCTTCGTTTTTATCTCAGACCGAAGATTATCTCAATAAACTTGGAGGCAAAATTACATCCGCCAAGAATCAACAGGATGCTGAGGAGGCTGCGAATGTTGCATCTGCAGCTGCAAGAGCTCAG GGTCTATCTGAAGAAGAAGTGAGGGCTGCAGCATCTTGTGCGAGGGAAGAAGTTATAATAAGAAACCGTTTCTCTGAAATGAATGCACCCCAAGATAGTTCATCTGTTAGCAA ATATTATACTCTTGCACATGCTGTCAGTGAAAGGGTCATACGGCAACCCTCAATGCTTCGAAAAGGAACCTTACGTGACTATCAGCTT GTTGGATTGCAGTGGATGCTTTCATTGTATAACAATAAATTGAATGGTATATTGGCTGATGAAATGGGTCTCGGGAAAACTGTCCAG GTTATGGCTTTGATTGCTTATCTGATGGAGTTCAAAAGCAACTATGGCCCACATCTTATAATCGTTCCAAATGCTGTTCTGGTTAACTGGAAG AGTGAGCTGCATAATTGGTTACCAAACGTGTCCTGTATCTACTACGTCGGTAACAAAGATCAGCGGTCAAAGTTGTTTACCCAA GAGGTTTCCAAACTGAAATTCAATGTCCTCGTGACAACTTACGAATTTGTCATGTTTGATAAAACGAAACTTTCTAGAGTTGACTGGAAATATATAGTTATTGACGAAGCACAAAGAATGAAGGACCGAGAGTCTGTTTTAGCACGCGATCTTGACAGATATCGATGCCAAAGGCGGCTTCTTCTCACTGGGACCCCCTTACAG AATGATCTTAAAGAGCTCTGGTCATTGTTGAATCTGCTGCTTCCTGATGTGTTTGACAATCGAAAAGTGTTTCATGATTGGTTTTCACAGCCTTTCCAAAAAGAAGGCGCGCACAATGCTGAAGATGATTGGCTCGAAACCGAGAAAAAAGTTATCATCATACATCGACTTCATCAAATCTTGGAGCCTTTCATGCTCAGACGTCGTGTTGAAGATGTTGAAGGTTCTCTTCCTCCAAAG ATCTCGATCATTTTAAAATGTAAAATGTCAGCTATCCAAGGTGTGATATACGATTGGATAAAAGCTACTGGTACTATTCGGGTCGACCCAGAAGATGAGAAGCGCAAGGTTCAAAAGAGCTCAATGTACCAAGCGAAAACGTTCAAGCCTTTGAACAACAAAATCATAGAACTCAGGAAAACGTGCAACCATCCTTTGCTTAACTACCCGTTTTTTAACGATCTGTCGAAAGACTTTCTTGTTAATTCATGTGGCAAGTTATGGGTTCTTGATAGAATCTTAATAAAGCTTCAAAGAACAGGGCATCGCGTACTTTTATTTAGTACAATGACAAAGCTGTTAGATATCTTGGAGGAATATTTACAGTGGCGTCGACTCGTGTACAGAAGAATTGATGGTACAACCAGCTTGGAAGATCGCGAGTCAGCAATTGTTGACTTTAACAGCCCGGATACCGATTGTTTTATCTTTTTACTCAGCATTCGTGCAGCTGGACGAGGTTTAAATCTTCAAACAGCTGACACAGTTATCATATACGACCCCGACCCAAACCCGCAAAACGAGGAACAAGCGGTTGCTAGAGCTCATCGTATCGGTCAAACACGAGAGGTCAAAGTCATTTACATGGAAGCTGTTGTTGATAAAGTTTCTAGTCATCAAAAAGAGGATAATTTCAGGAACGGAGGTGGTGTTGACTCGGATGATGATCTGGCGGGTAAAGATCGTTACATAGGATCTATTGAGAGCCTGATAAGAAATAATATTCAACAATATAAGATTGACATGGCTGATGAGGTCATAAATGCTGGACGGTTTGACCAAAGAACCACACATGAAGAAAGACGGTCAACCTTGGAATCATTGTTACGTGATGAAGAAAGATATCAAGAAACTGTTCATGACGTCCCGTCACTTCAAGAAGTCAACCGAATGATCGCTAGGAGTGAAGAAGAAGTTGAACTTTTCGATCAAATGGATGAAGAAGATGACTGGACGGATGAGATGGTACGATACGATCAAGTTCCTAAATGGCTCCGTGCGGGTACTCGAGAAGTCAATGCTACTGTCGCCAGAATGTCTAAAAAGCCCCTGAAGGACAGCTTATACACCGATAACATCGGTGTGGAATTAAGTGAAATGGGTTCAGATGTTACACATCAAAGAAGGGCGCGTCTTAAAGGAAAGAAGTATCTGAATTATGCTGAGCTGGACGACATAGAGGAATTCTCTGAGGCTTCATCTGAAGAGAATGTGAATGCGGAGGAAGAAATCGGGGATtctgatgataatgatgatgaaacTACAGCTACACCTATAGTTGATAAACGTCAATTAGAAGAAGAGGATGTTCCTGCTTCTGTTAATAGGTATGAGTATAATAATGGTGGACCGTCTGGTTCTACTCGACAAAATCATATGCTTCAAGAACCAGGTTCTTCAGGATCATCTTCAGATAGTAGACAGTTAACACCAATACCAATTCCTTCTAATTCTTCCAAGAGATTCGGGTCACTTTCTGCGTTAGATTCTCGGCCCGGTCCTCGTTCCAGAAGACTG AATGATGATGTAGAAGAAGGTGAGATTGCTATGTCTGGAGATTCACAAATGGACCTCCAACAATCCGGTAGTTTGAACCATGATCACgatgaaaatgaaaaactttTGCAACCGAAATTAAAACGCAAACGTAGCATTCGTGTTCGACCACGGCCTGCTGTGGTGAAGCCGGATAACAAGTCTGTTGACCGGTCATCTCTCCTTCGTGGTCAGTCCTCTCATCTGCCTTTTCAACCAGATCGGACATCACATGCTGACCGAAAAGGTCAGGCTGACCGAAAAGGTCAGGCTGACCGAAAGTTGGTTCAAGAGAATAACGCTTACAAGCATGAACAGAGGCAGAGCAGCCCCTCATTGAAGGCTAAACGTACTCCCCCTGCCCGGAAAATTGCCGGGCAACCAACAAGAACAAATCCCGTATCCGGTCCTTCAGAAAACACTAAGGAGCAGTTTAAAGAAAGATCGGATGTTAAAGTAAAGAAAGGAAGCGGGTCTTTTGGTGGAACTATGATGACTGAGGCTATGCAAAGAAGG TGCAAAAATGTAATCACCAAGATCCAGAGGAGAATCGACAAAGAAGGTCAACAAATTATTCCGTTGCTAACTGATTTATGGAAGAGAACTGAAAGTCCCAGGAGCGGTGCGGGAAACGGTCTTCTTGATCTAAGAAAGATTGAGCTGCGAGTTGACCAAGTGGAGTACAATGAAGTTACTGATCTGATTGCTGATGTGCAACTTATGCTAAAAGGCGGCATGCAGTATTTCGGATTTTCCCATGAG GTGAGGTCTGAAGCGAGGAAGGTGCACGATCTGTTTTTTGATATAATGAAAATTGCGTTTCCCGATACAGACTTCCGAGAAGCCAGGAGTGCACTCACTTTCTCTGGCCCAATGGCATCCTCGTCTCCTAGAGGGGTACCACCTATTGGTCAAACCAAGAGACCAAAACCGATGAATGACCCAGAGCCCGAACCAAGTCTCCCCCGGAGACCGCTTTCTCGTGGGTCCATCCCTGCTAGAGAAACACGGTTCGGAAACACCAGCACCGGGGGTGCGGGTCCGTCTCATGCTCAGGAAGAACCTAGACCGATCTCCCATCCGGGTGAGCTAGTTATCtgcaagaagaaaagaaaagacaGAGCTGGTCCTGTTTCGTCTATGGGTCGCGGGATCAGGAGTCCGGGTCAAACTAGACCGAGTCAAAGTCAAACGGGTGGTCAGCAGGGAAATGGGAGTGGATCTAGCTTTGGTTGGGCTAACCCTGTTAAAAAAATGAGGACAGATGCAGGGAAAAGAAGGCCCAGTCAACCATGA